From Streptosporangium album, the proteins below share one genomic window:
- a CDS encoding PadR family transcriptional regulator, giving the protein MAKGSPAVSEPTYFILASLLDGPLHGHGIIKQTLELSENRVRLPVGTLYGALDRLAAGGLISVDREEVVDGRPRRYFQLTDQGRHLVSAEALRMQQAASVVTSRILRPGSAFS; this is encoded by the coding sequence ATGGCTAAAGGATCACCTGCGGTCAGTGAGCCGACCTACTTCATCCTCGCCTCGCTGCTCGACGGCCCTCTGCACGGGCACGGGATCATCAAGCAGACCCTGGAACTCTCGGAGAACAGGGTGCGGCTGCCGGTCGGCACGCTCTACGGCGCGCTCGACCGGCTGGCCGCAGGCGGGCTGATCTCCGTGGACCGCGAGGAGGTCGTCGACGGCCGGCCGCGGCGGTATTTCCAGCTCACCGACCAGGGACGGCATCTGGTGTCGGCCGAGGCCCTGCGCATGCAGCAGGCCGCCTCGGTCGTGACCAGCCGGATCCTGCGCCCCGGATCGGCGTTCTCGTGA
- a CDS encoding peptidoglycan-binding protein, protein MTSRQRVLSGIVAGVVVIAGAGWAVGTRLRSPADEAASRRPPRPSLVTSPVVRKKLTSTVAVSGTLAYGSPLPVTLAGVVGGTAENQRVTRAPRPGKITEGSVLMEVNGRPVFALRGKVPMHRTMAAGTAGADVKQLQTALRRLGFGAPVTGVFDSATTVAVQRWYAKRGYVAQEPDLTAKQTREQLRQAVQTAEETLLTDRKALDAGRDVKPLKLKLDNARQDLRAAENALEGEDATDLTPEETRQLETLRQAVRTAEEEVLAAEQALAAAQSPPAPPTPKPEQTPAPAKPEADTRLLETKVYNARQNLESAHAALAAFADEAGLNKGKRLAELRKAVRLAKEAVVTAEQALRQARQDSPLRLKIANGSKNVASAKAILAEYLKTYGIGIPPGEIAFLPALPARLDKASVKPGDTVGDKVATVTSSAFAVTGSVETKEAKLLRKGMKATLETADGTTFRAVLSATGEAAKPADEEKKDEGAGAADDNLGSVPVLLTPTVTKGLREQIGASVTVKISVGATGGAVLTVPVAAVVTSADGRPRVQVELPGGGDKVKDVEVKTGLTADGDVEVTPVKPDGLKEGDRVVVSGDA, encoded by the coding sequence GTGACGTCGAGGCAGCGCGTGCTGAGCGGCATCGTGGCCGGGGTCGTCGTGATCGCCGGCGCCGGGTGGGCGGTCGGCACGCGACTGCGCTCCCCCGCCGACGAGGCCGCGTCGCGCCGGCCGCCCAGACCCTCCCTGGTCACCTCTCCCGTCGTACGGAAGAAGCTGACCAGCACGGTCGCCGTCAGCGGCACCCTGGCGTACGGCTCGCCGCTGCCCGTCACCCTCGCCGGGGTGGTCGGCGGCACCGCCGAAAACCAGCGGGTCACCCGGGCCCCGCGCCCCGGGAAGATCACCGAGGGTTCGGTGCTGATGGAGGTCAACGGCCGCCCGGTGTTCGCGCTGCGCGGCAAGGTCCCCATGCACCGGACCATGGCCGCGGGCACCGCGGGCGCCGATGTCAAGCAGCTCCAGACGGCGCTGCGCCGCCTCGGGTTCGGCGCGCCGGTCACCGGCGTCTTCGACTCCGCGACCACGGTCGCCGTCCAGCGCTGGTACGCCAAGCGGGGCTACGTGGCCCAGGAACCCGACCTCACCGCCAAGCAGACCAGGGAACAGCTGCGCCAGGCCGTGCAGACCGCCGAGGAGACCCTGCTCACCGACCGCAAGGCCCTCGACGCCGGACGTGACGTCAAGCCGCTGAAGCTCAAGCTCGACAACGCCCGCCAGGACCTGCGGGCCGCCGAGAACGCGTTGGAGGGAGAGGACGCCACAGACCTCACCCCGGAGGAGACGCGGCAGCTGGAGACCCTGCGCCAGGCCGTACGGACCGCCGAGGAGGAGGTGCTGGCCGCCGAGCAGGCCCTCGCCGCTGCCCAGTCCCCGCCGGCTCCCCCCACGCCCAAGCCCGAGCAGACCCCCGCCCCGGCCAAGCCCGAGGCCGACACGCGGCTGTTGGAGACAAAGGTCTACAACGCCCGGCAGAATCTTGAATCCGCGCATGCCGCTCTGGCGGCTTTCGCGGACGAGGCGGGCCTGAACAAGGGGAAACGCCTTGCGGAGCTGCGCAAGGCCGTACGGCTGGCCAAGGAGGCGGTGGTCACCGCCGAGCAGGCGCTGCGCCAGGCCCGCCAGGACTCCCCGCTCCGGTTGAAGATCGCCAACGGCAGCAAGAACGTGGCGAGCGCCAAGGCCATCCTGGCCGAATACCTGAAGACGTACGGCATCGGCATCCCACCCGGCGAGATCGCCTTCCTCCCCGCTCTCCCGGCCCGGCTGGACAAGGCGTCGGTGAAACCCGGCGACACCGTCGGCGACAAGGTCGCCACGGTGACCAGCTCGGCCTTCGCGGTGACCGGCTCGGTGGAGACCAAGGAGGCCAAGCTTCTGCGTAAGGGCATGAAGGCGACGCTGGAGACCGCCGACGGCACGACGTTCCGGGCCGTGCTGAGCGCGACCGGCGAGGCGGCCAAGCCCGCGGACGAGGAGAAGAAGGACGAGGGCGCCGGGGCTGCCGACGACAATCTGGGCTCGGTGCCGGTGCTGCTGACCCCGACCGTCACCAAGGGACTGCGGGAGCAGATCGGCGCGTCGGTCACCGTGAAGATCTCCGTCGGCGCCACCGGCGGCGCCGTGCTCACCGTGCCGGTGGCCGCGGTCGTCACCTCGGCCGACGGCCGGCCGCGGGTCCAGGTGGAGCTGCCCGGCGGCGGCGACAAGGTCAAGGACGTGGAGGTCAAGACCGGTCTCACCGCCGACGGCGACGTCGAGGTGACACCGGTGAAGCCGGACGGGCTGAAAGAGGGCGACCGGGTGGTGGTGAGCGGCGATGCCTGA
- a CDS encoding ABC transporter ATP-binding protein — MPDVIRPGNGHTDVPDVTAPESSRAGVPDVIHLDGVSRVFLTEPPVHALSMISLRVGQGDYMAIVGPSGSGKSTLLNTLGLLDRPTSGSYLLDGIETTTLRDGARTRLRGRKIGFVYQSFHLLPHRTVAENVMLAEVYGRSGRSGRRRAEDGPAGVRAGAAFGRRGRRRRAEEALEKVGMTHRVGFLPGRLSGGERQRVAIARALMGGPSLLLCDEPTGNLDSRNTEAVLDLFDGLRDQGLTLLVITHEDAVSSRAGRRVRISDGVLTEE; from the coding sequence ATGCCTGACGTCATCCGACCGGGAAACGGTCACACGGACGTGCCTGACGTCACCGCGCCGGAGAGCAGCCGAGCCGGGGTGCCCGACGTCATCCACCTGGACGGTGTCAGCCGGGTGTTCCTCACGGAGCCGCCCGTGCACGCCCTCTCCATGATCAGCCTACGTGTTGGGCAGGGGGACTACATGGCCATCGTGGGCCCCTCGGGGTCCGGGAAGTCCACCCTGCTCAACACGTTAGGCCTGCTGGACCGGCCCACCTCGGGCTCCTACCTGCTGGACGGGATCGAGACGACCACGCTCAGGGACGGCGCCCGGACGAGACTGCGGGGACGCAAGATCGGATTCGTCTACCAGTCCTTCCACCTGCTCCCCCACCGGACCGTGGCGGAGAACGTCATGCTCGCCGAGGTCTACGGCCGGAGCGGGCGGTCCGGCCGCAGGAGGGCGGAGGACGGACCGGCCGGTGTCCGGGCGGGCGCGGCCTTCGGCCGGAGGGGACGCCGTAGGCGCGCCGAGGAGGCGCTGGAGAAGGTCGGGATGACCCACCGTGTCGGATTCCTGCCCGGCCGGCTGTCCGGCGGCGAGCGCCAGCGGGTGGCCATCGCCCGCGCGCTGATGGGCGGCCCGTCGCTGCTGCTGTGCGACGAACCCACCGGCAACCTCGACAGCCGGAACACCGAGGCGGTCCTCGACCTCTTCGACGGCCTCCGTGACCAGGGCCTCACCCTGCTGGTCATCACCCACGAGGACGCCGTGAGCTCCCGCGCCGGCCGCCGGGTCCGCATCAGCGACGGCGTCCTGACCGAGGAGTGA
- a CDS encoding ABC transporter permease produces the protein MDLRDLWAEALAGMLARPVRSALTTLGTVLGITTLVITLGIAATAGNQIVGRFDELTATAITVEIPDKPDPLVAWDAPSSLTRLRGVTSAAALAQTDKSSNLQVTSNTLVDPTRVTGQTLAVVATGPELPQAVHGRMTGGRFFDVGHITRRDRVVVLGDQAARMLGVTRLESAPAVFIGDRAYTVIGILGDLHREQILSTAVIVPPTVGADFGLKNVTRVLVNTTLGAADLIAGQAPVALSPNHPDELQVIAPPSPKRARDGVQDDVNGLFLILGLVSLVVGAVGIANVTLVTVMERVAEIGLRRSLGAARRHVAAQFLLESTLIGMTGGVIGAGLGLVAVVVISAAKEWTPVLDLRLALAAPLAGAVVGLLAGLYPALRAARMEPVDALR, from the coding sequence ATGGACCTCCGTGACCTCTGGGCCGAGGCCCTCGCGGGCATGCTCGCCCGCCCCGTCCGCTCCGCGCTGACCACCCTCGGCACCGTCCTCGGCATCACCACCCTGGTCATCACCCTGGGCATCGCCGCCACCGCCGGGAACCAGATCGTCGGCCGGTTCGACGAGCTCACCGCCACCGCGATCACGGTCGAGATCCCCGACAAGCCCGATCCGCTGGTCGCCTGGGACGCTCCCTCCTCCCTCACCCGGCTGCGCGGGGTCACCTCGGCCGCCGCGCTCGCCCAGACCGACAAGAGCTCCAACCTCCAGGTCACCTCCAACACCCTGGTGGACCCGACCCGTGTCACCGGCCAGACCCTGGCCGTGGTGGCCACCGGCCCCGAACTCCCCCAGGCGGTCCACGGCCGGATGACCGGGGGCCGGTTCTTCGACGTCGGCCACATCACGCGCCGCGACCGCGTGGTGGTCCTCGGCGACCAGGCCGCCAGGATGCTCGGGGTCACCCGCCTGGAGAGCGCTCCCGCCGTCTTCATCGGCGACCGCGCCTACACCGTGATCGGCATCCTCGGTGACCTGCACCGCGAGCAGATCCTGTCCACCGCCGTGATCGTGCCGCCCACCGTCGGCGCCGACTTCGGCCTGAAGAACGTCACCCGTGTCCTGGTCAACACCACCCTCGGCGCCGCCGACCTGATCGCCGGACAGGCCCCCGTCGCACTGAGCCCGAACCATCCCGACGAGCTGCAGGTGATCGCCCCGCCCAGTCCCAAGCGTGCCCGCGACGGCGTCCAGGACGACGTCAACGGCCTGTTCCTGATCCTCGGCCTGGTCTCCCTGGTGGTCGGCGCGGTCGGCATCGCCAACGTCACCCTGGTCACCGTGATGGAACGCGTCGCCGAGATAGGCCTGCGCCGCTCCCTGGGCGCCGCCCGCCGCCACGTCGCCGCCCAGTTCCTCCTGGAGTCCACGCTGATCGGCATGACGGGCGGGGTGATCGGCGCCGGCCTCGGCCTGGTCGCGGTCGTCGTGATCTCGGCCGCCAAGGAGTGGACCCCCGTCCTCGACCTCCGGCTCGCGCTGGCGGCCCCGCTGGCCGGAGCCGTCGTCGGCCTCCTCGCGGGCCTCTATCCGGCGCTCCGAGCCGCCCGCATGGAGCCCGTGGACGCCCTGCGCTGA
- a CDS encoding type II toxin-antitoxin system RelE/ParE family toxin, which translates to MSDWEIFFADEVGEFLDTLYGVDRESHKLVNQAILILERNGPAEGRPLVDTVTGSKISNMKELRPGSAGRSEIRILFVFDPWRAAILLVAGDKAGNWERWYREAIPRAERLYEIYLVDRQKEMTR; encoded by the coding sequence GTGAGCGACTGGGAGATCTTTTTCGCTGACGAGGTGGGAGAGTTCCTCGACACCCTTTATGGAGTCGATCGAGAGTCACACAAGCTGGTCAACCAAGCCATCTTGATCTTGGAGCGCAACGGACCCGCCGAAGGCCGACCACTGGTGGACACCGTCACCGGCTCCAAGATCTCTAACATGAAAGAGCTTCGACCGGGATCCGCCGGGCGCAGTGAGATCAGGATCTTGTTCGTTTTCGACCCATGGCGAGCGGCGATCCTGCTTGTTGCGGGAGACAAAGCAGGTAACTGGGAACGCTGGTATCGAGAGGCGATCCCGAGAGCTGAACGGTTGTATGAGATCTACCTGGTGGATCGGCAGAAGGAGATGACGCGGTGA
- a CDS encoding helix-turn-helix domain-containing protein yields MTGHRKWRESGHLERAIETAGGVERFEAETRHLREEAQAWRLAEMRKRRGLTQNQVAESMGVSVGRVSQIEKGDVSTREVLDRYVAALGGTLKLIADFGDEQLKVS; encoded by the coding sequence GTGACCGGCCATCGCAAGTGGCGTGAGAGCGGCCATCTGGAGCGTGCGATCGAGACTGCGGGGGGCGTGGAGCGGTTCGAAGCGGAGACACGGCACCTGCGGGAAGAAGCTCAGGCGTGGCGTCTTGCCGAGATGCGCAAGCGCCGTGGACTCACCCAGAACCAGGTCGCGGAGAGTATGGGCGTCTCGGTCGGACGAGTGTCACAGATTGAGAAGGGCGACGTGTCGACTCGCGAGGTCCTGGATCGATATGTCGCCGCGCTCGGAGGCACCCTTAAGCTGATCGCCGACTTCGGCGACGAGCAGCTCAAGGTCAGCTGA
- a CDS encoding ROK family protein: MSGLVLAVDIGGTKFAVALVDPDGNVRAARRGATPPRGDAQTLWKALGELIDSLLDGAVADGVAGGTAGGVVDGVGIGCGGPMTWPEGVVSPLNMPGWRGFPLRARLAERFPGVPVRVHNDAVCLAVAEHWLGAGRGSANMLGMVVSTGVGGGLILGGRLVDGGSGNAGHIGHVVVDPDGPACGCGGRGCLEAIARGPGLAAWAVEQGWQPGAAGPPAVAPVPSGDAWASGGEAAGPGAGAAYVEATAASGRQLALDAGAGDPTALAAMDRAGRALGLAIASATNLCDLDVVTIGGGLSQAGPLLFEPLEAALREHTRLEFARRVRVVPASLGQEAGLAGAAALILAADRYRSH, from the coding sequence ATGTCGGGATTAGTGCTTGCTGTCGATATCGGCGGGACGAAGTTCGCGGTCGCCCTGGTGGATCCCGACGGGAACGTCCGGGCGGCCCGCCGGGGGGCGACCCCGCCGCGCGGCGACGCGCAGACCCTGTGGAAGGCGCTCGGCGAGCTGATCGACTCCCTGCTGGACGGCGCCGTGGCCGACGGCGTCGCGGGCGGTACGGCCGGCGGCGTGGTCGACGGCGTGGGGATCGGCTGCGGCGGCCCCATGACCTGGCCCGAGGGGGTCGTCTCCCCCCTGAACATGCCGGGGTGGCGTGGCTTCCCGCTGCGGGCCAGGCTCGCCGAGCGGTTCCCCGGAGTGCCGGTGCGCGTCCACAACGACGCCGTCTGCCTGGCCGTCGCCGAACACTGGCTGGGCGCGGGACGCGGCAGTGCCAACATGCTCGGCATGGTCGTCTCCACGGGGGTGGGCGGCGGGCTGATCCTGGGCGGCCGCCTGGTCGACGGCGGCAGCGGGAATGCCGGGCACATCGGGCACGTGGTGGTCGACCCCGACGGGCCCGCCTGCGGCTGCGGTGGCCGTGGCTGCCTGGAGGCGATCGCCCGGGGCCCCGGCCTGGCCGCCTGGGCGGTGGAGCAGGGCTGGCAGCCGGGCGCCGCCGGGCCGCCAGCCGTCGCGCCTGTGCCGTCCGGCGACGCCTGGGCCTCCGGTGGTGAGGCCGCAGGTCCGGGCGCCGGAGCCGCCTACGTCGAGGCGACGGCGGCCAGCGGGCGGCAACTCGCCCTGGACGCCGGGGCGGGCGACCCGACCGCCCTCGCGGCCATGGACCGCGCCGGCCGGGCCCTGGGGCTGGCCATCGCCTCGGCCACCAACCTCTGCGACCTGGACGTCGTCACCATCGGAGGCGGTCTCTCCCAGGCCGGGCCGCTGCTGTTCGAGCCGCTGGAGGCCGCGCTGCGGGAGCACACCCGGCTGGAGTTCGCCCGGCGGGTCCGGGTCGTCCCGGCCTCCCTCGGCCAGGAGGCCGGCCTGGCCGGTGCCGCCGCCCTCATCCTCGCCGCCGACCGCTACCGGTCACACTGA
- a CDS encoding FIST signal transduction protein: MGSDLVTTAETAVRQALSGLAGPPDLLCFFICGDDPDDVSRAGLRVMKMAPDASVIGCSATGVIGDGQGVEVSPAVSVWAATLDGARLTTFALDTLRTDDRFVVVGLPERRPDDHAAILFVDPYSFPTEGFVERSQEVLGDLPLIGGLANAIHGRGAVRLFADGEVYTEGAVGVLLSGPVNISTVVSQGCRPIGPTMAVTAVEDNLLLELAGQPALARLEEIVSALDEDDRDLVASGLQIGVAMNEYAERHERGDFLIRGVLGIDPEREAVAIGDVVEIGRTVRFQVRDAATADEDLYELLDAHREEFGRVDGALLFCCNGRGSAMFGSADHDAVAVRETLGPISVAGFFAAGEVGPVAGQNHVHGFTASVLVFSTHPSADRSYDQ; this comes from the coding sequence GTGGGATCCGATCTGGTCACCACCGCCGAGACCGCGGTGCGCCAGGCCCTGTCCGGCCTTGCCGGACCGCCTGATCTGCTCTGTTTCTTCATCTGCGGCGACGACCCCGACGACGTCTCCCGCGCGGGACTGCGCGTGATGAAGATGGCCCCCGACGCCTCGGTGATCGGCTGCAGCGCCACCGGGGTGATCGGTGACGGCCAGGGAGTCGAGGTCAGCCCCGCGGTGAGCGTCTGGGCGGCCACCCTGGACGGTGCCCGGCTGACGACCTTCGCCCTGGACACCTTGCGGACCGATGACCGTTTCGTGGTCGTCGGCCTGCCGGAGCGCCGCCCCGACGACCACGCGGCCATCCTGTTCGTCGACCCCTACAGCTTCCCCACCGAGGGCTTCGTCGAGCGCTCCCAGGAGGTGCTGGGAGACCTTCCGCTGATCGGCGGACTGGCCAACGCGATCCATGGCCGGGGCGCGGTACGGCTGTTCGCCGACGGGGAGGTCTACACCGAGGGGGCCGTCGGCGTGCTGCTCAGCGGCCCCGTCAACATCAGCACCGTGGTCAGCCAGGGGTGCCGCCCGATCGGCCCGACGATGGCCGTCACCGCCGTCGAGGACAACCTGCTCCTCGAACTCGCCGGCCAGCCCGCTCTGGCCCGGCTGGAGGAGATCGTCAGCGCGCTGGACGAGGACGATCGGGACCTGGTCGCCTCGGGGCTGCAGATCGGCGTCGCCATGAACGAGTATGCCGAGCGGCACGAGCGCGGCGACTTCCTGATCCGGGGGGTGCTCGGGATCGACCCCGAGCGGGAGGCCGTGGCCATCGGCGACGTCGTCGAGATCGGCCGGACCGTCCGCTTCCAGGTCCGCGACGCCGCCACCGCCGACGAGGACCTCTACGAACTGCTCGACGCCCACCGCGAGGAGTTCGGCCGGGTGGACGGTGCCCTGCTGTTCTGCTGCAACGGCCGGGGTTCGGCCATGTTCGGCAGCGCCGACCACGACGCGGTCGCGGTGCGCGAGACGCTCGGCCCCATCAGCGTGGCCGGATTCTTCGCGGCCGGTGAGGTCGGTCCGGTCGCCGGACAGAACCACGTGCACGGCTTCACCGCCTCTGTCCTGGTCTTCTCCACCCATCCGAGCGCCGATCGCTCCTATGATCAGTAG
- a CDS encoding sigma 54-interacting transcriptional regulator — MPQIPEPRTLRELRASGHIHRTVKAEIRENLLARLRAGEPRFPGIVGFDDTVLPHLERALLAGHDLVLLGERGQGKTRLIRTVTGLLDEWAPVVDGCEINDHPYEPSCVRCHRLAGETGEELPISWKHRDDRYGEKLATPDTSVGDLIGDIDPIKIAEGRTLGDPETVHYGLVPRSNRGVFSVNELPDLAERIQVSLLNVLEERDIQVRGYNLRLPLDILLIASANPEDYTNRGRIITPLKDRFGAEIRTHYPLSIEAELTLIRQEAALDEVGADLPDHLVEVIARFTRLVRESTAVDARSGVSARFSIAAAETAAASAVRRAALTGEEHAVTRVADLPGIVHTLRGKVEFEVSEEGRETEVLTHLLRRATAETFRGTLGGADLAPLLERFSEGVQVESGTMVPAAELLRRVGPVPGLAKIMSRLGIGDESPGHAAAALEFALEGLYLLRRLSKDEVDGTSVYRT; from the coding sequence GTGCCTCAAATCCCAGAGCCACGTACTCTGCGCGAGCTTCGCGCGAGCGGCCATATCCACCGTACGGTAAAGGCCGAGATCCGCGAGAACCTTCTGGCCCGTCTCCGGGCCGGAGAGCCGCGGTTCCCCGGCATCGTGGGCTTCGACGACACCGTCCTCCCCCATCTGGAACGCGCCCTGCTCGCCGGGCACGACCTGGTCCTGCTGGGCGAGCGCGGCCAGGGCAAGACCCGGCTCATCCGCACCGTCACCGGTCTGCTCGACGAGTGGGCCCCGGTCGTCGACGGCTGTGAGATCAACGACCACCCCTACGAGCCCTCCTGCGTCCGTTGCCACCGTCTGGCCGGCGAGACGGGCGAGGAGCTGCCGATCTCCTGGAAACACCGCGACGATCGGTACGGCGAGAAGCTCGCCACTCCCGACACCTCCGTCGGCGACCTGATCGGCGACATCGACCCGATCAAGATCGCGGAAGGGCGCACGCTCGGCGACCCGGAGACCGTCCACTACGGCCTGGTCCCGCGGAGCAACCGGGGTGTCTTCTCCGTCAACGAGCTGCCCGACCTGGCCGAACGGATCCAGGTGTCGCTGCTCAACGTGCTGGAGGAGCGCGACATCCAGGTCCGGGGATACAACCTGCGGCTCCCGCTGGACATCCTGCTGATCGCCAGCGCCAACCCCGAGGACTACACCAACCGCGGCCGGATCATCACCCCGCTGAAGGACCGCTTCGGCGCGGAGATCCGCACCCATTACCCGCTCTCGATCGAGGCCGAGCTCACACTCATCCGCCAGGAGGCGGCGCTCGACGAGGTGGGCGCCGACCTGCCCGACCACCTCGTCGAGGTGATCGCCCGCTTCACCCGCCTGGTCCGCGAGTCGACCGCGGTGGACGCCCGGTCCGGGGTGTCGGCCCGCTTCTCCATCGCCGCGGCCGAGACCGCGGCCGCCTCCGCCGTACGGCGTGCCGCCCTGACCGGTGAGGAGCACGCGGTCACCCGGGTGGCCGATCTGCCGGGCATCGTGCACACCCTGCGCGGCAAGGTGGAGTTCGAGGTCAGCGAGGAGGGCAGGGAGACCGAGGTCCTGACTCACCTGCTCCGCCGGGCCACGGCCGAGACGTTCCGGGGCACCCTCGGGGGTGCGGACCTGGCCCCGCTGCTGGAGAGGTTCTCCGAGGGCGTCCAGGTCGAGTCCGGGACCATGGTGCCCGCCGCCGAGCTGCTGCGCAGGGTCGGGCCGGTGCCCGGCCTGGCGAAGATCATGTCGAGGCTCGGCATCGGCGACGAGTCCCCCGGGCACGCCGCGGCCGCGCTGGAGTTCGCCCTGGAGGGGCTCTACCTCCTGCGCCGCCTGTCCAAAGACGAGGTGGACGGCACGTCGGTCTACCGCACCTGA
- a CDS encoding vWA domain-containing protein, producing the protein MSYRYGEYRDGPDPLAPPYDVRSALDQMGDAVLSGSNPGHALRDLLKQGLPGAENRRGLDDLLREVRRRRRELRERGRLDGTLERARALLDTAIGQERSELFPDPSDEARLRESELDGLPQDTASAIQELSTYEWRSAAARQTFEELRDLLRREVLDSQFRGMKDALANPDPAAMERVREMMSELNDVLDRDARGEHTQDDFNAFMSKYGDMFPESPRNLDELVDTLARRAAATQRLLASLTPGQREELNALINQTLEAAGMDEQMRRLGESLHARRPGLSWNTPERLTGDDPMGMGDAVSALDELADLTQLEAALRQDYPGARLDDIDEGAIRRALGRAAVDDLDALRQIERELEQQGYLRRQRGKLELTPKAVRRLGETALRRVFASLETDRRGDHDQVDAGAAGELTGSSRPWRFGDEQPIDVVRTVINGVRRGGGGGAVTLSVDDFEVAETERRTAAAVCLLVDLSYSMALRGTWAAAKQTAMALQALVSSKFPQDSVQIIGFSNYARVLAPDELAGLEWDMVQGTNLHHALLIAGRHLDRHPDFEPVVLVVTDGEPTAHLRRNGSAAFEWPPTQETLELTLAEVDKMTRRRATLNVFMLAEDERLKEFVNEVARRNGGRVFSSSADRLGEYVVSDFLRTRRTR; encoded by the coding sequence ATGAGCTATCGCTATGGCGAATACCGGGACGGGCCCGACCCGCTCGCCCCGCCGTACGACGTCCGTTCGGCGCTCGACCAGATGGGCGACGCCGTCCTGTCCGGCTCCAATCCCGGCCATGCCCTGCGCGATCTGCTCAAGCAGGGCCTGCCGGGCGCGGAGAACCGGCGCGGGCTGGACGACCTGCTCCGCGAGGTACGGCGGCGCCGGCGCGAGCTGCGCGAGCGCGGGCGGCTGGACGGAACGCTGGAACGGGCCAGGGCCCTGCTGGATACGGCGATCGGCCAGGAGCGGAGCGAGCTGTTCCCCGACCCTTCCGACGAGGCCCGGCTGCGCGAGTCGGAGCTCGACGGCCTCCCGCAGGACACGGCGAGCGCGATCCAGGAGCTGAGCACCTACGAGTGGCGCTCGGCGGCCGCCCGGCAGACCTTCGAGGAGCTGCGCGACCTGCTGCGCAGGGAGGTGCTCGACAGCCAGTTCCGCGGTATGAAGGACGCTCTGGCCAATCCCGATCCCGCCGCCATGGAGCGGGTCCGGGAGATGATGTCCGAGCTGAACGACGTGCTGGACCGGGATGCGCGGGGCGAGCACACGCAGGACGACTTCAATGCGTTCATGTCGAAGTACGGAGACATGTTCCCGGAGTCGCCACGGAACCTGGACGAGCTGGTCGACACCCTCGCGCGCCGGGCCGCCGCCACCCAGCGGCTGCTGGCCTCGCTCACTCCCGGCCAGCGCGAGGAGCTCAACGCGCTGATCAACCAGACGCTTGAAGCGGCCGGGATGGACGAGCAGATGCGCCGCCTGGGCGAGTCGCTCCACGCCCGCCGCCCCGGCCTCTCCTGGAACACCCCGGAACGGCTGACCGGCGACGACCCGATGGGGATGGGCGACGCGGTGTCCGCGCTGGACGAGCTCGCCGACCTGACCCAGCTTGAGGCCGCGCTCCGCCAGGACTACCCCGGTGCCCGGCTGGACGACATCGACGAGGGGGCGATCCGCCGCGCACTGGGCCGCGCGGCGGTCGACGACCTGGACGCGCTCCGGCAGATCGAGCGGGAGCTGGAGCAGCAGGGCTACCTCCGCCGCCAGCGCGGCAAATTGGAGCTCACCCCCAAGGCCGTCCGCCGCCTCGGCGAGACCGCCCTGCGCCGTGTCTTCGCCTCGCTCGAGACAGACCGTCGCGGGGACCACGACCAGGTTGACGCGGGCGCCGCCGGGGAGCTCACCGGCTCCTCCCGGCCCTGGAGGTTCGGCGACGAGCAGCCCATCGACGTGGTGCGCACGGTGATCAACGGCGTACGGCGCGGCGGGGGCGGCGGCGCGGTCACCCTGTCGGTGGACGACTTCGAGGTGGCCGAGACCGAGAGGCGCACGGCCGCGGCGGTCTGCCTGCTGGTGGACCTGTCCTACTCGATGGCTCTGCGGGGCACCTGGGCGGCGGCCAAGCAGACCGCGATGGCCCTGCAGGCGCTGGTCAGCTCCAAGTTCCCCCAGGACTCGGTGCAGATCATCGGCTTCTCCAACTACGCCCGCGTCCTGGCTCCCGACGAGCTCGCCGGGCTGGAGTGGGACATGGTCCAGGGCACGAACCTGCACCACGCCCTGCTGATCGCGGGCCGGCATCTGGACCGCCACCCCGACTTCGAACCGGTCGTGCTCGTGGTCACCGACGGCGAGCCGACCGCCCACCTGCGACGCAACGGCTCCGCGGCCTTCGAGTGGCCTCCCACGCAGGAGACGCTGGAGCTGACGCTCGCCGAGGTGGACAAGATGACCCGGCGGCGGGCGACGCTCAACGTGTTCATGCTCGCCGAGGACGAACGTCTGAAGGAGTTCGTGAACGAGGTCGCCCGGCGCAACGGCGGCCGGGTGTTCTCCTCCAGCGCCGACCGCCTGGGGGAGTATGTCGTCAGCGACTTCCTGCGGACCCGCCGGACGCGCTGA